CTGCCTTGCGCGAAAAGTTACTGGAAGTGTCACTTttgattcaatatttttataaagattaacTCTCTCTAAATCTGATGGAATCGCATGTGACATGAACAATGATATTTTATCAAGATTAACTTTTCCTACAGCTGCAAGAGCGTTTCTAAAAATTGCTCCAGTATCACTTTTTCTAACAAGAGTTTGTGTATGTTTAAATCCGTAAATAACTTTGTTGTAATCTTCGCAGAATCCAAAAATGTGTCTTAAAGGTATACAAAATGAAAATGTTCCCTTTGTGGTTGGTTTCTGATTTATGTATGATTGTCGTACTGCAAACCCTGAGTTATCAGCAAGTACTGGTGTTGTTGAAGAATCTTTGTACCACAATTGATTTAATCCTTGTGCTAACTGAAAGTCAGTTGGGTATTTAAGCATTCCTAACATTGTAGTTGCTTGACCTGGAAAATAAACTGACTCTATATTTTGGTTTGATAATTGATACGATATTTCACTGAATAAATGCATAATACCATTGTTTGTAAGTGACACTGCATCTGCATTAGCATAAGCTGTCCCATCAAGTTTAAGAAGTCTTCCTTCAAACAAAAGATAAGCTTCAGACGGAAGTGTGAACAAACCTTGTTGCTCGATGTTAATTCTTATTTCTCCAGTGCTATTTAAATTTGTGCGAGCTATTGGTTCATATTCATAGAATTCAAATCTTTCAAtaccatcatcatcatttgGGATTtcagtaaaatttaatatatcagaagttgccatttttttatatacaacataaaaaaaaatttaaaatggaaaataaatataaagaaattaagcCAATCGAAGTCCTCGGCCTTTTTTTGCTAGATTTTCAATCCTTATAACTGTTGATTTTATTGCAGACCccatcattatattatttatatttggtgTAACTTCatcagcttttttatttaaatttgagattatgttaatagttttattattaatgacTATATTTGGTTGAAAAACTTTAGTAGATGCTTTtctaattaattgtttttctttttcaactgcAACATCTTCAGCAGCTTCTATTGCTGATGTTAAAGGCTTTTTCCCTGCTGATTTAGCAGCAGTTATTGCAGTTTTTCCTAAATCGCTAGCAGCTAACCTCTTCAACATAGCTGATGACACTCTTGTTACATTTGATGATGCTGctcgtttaaataaatttattaaactgtcAAATATACCACTTCCTCCAACAACTTGCTTCTTAACATATctcttatttttaacaaacagcatttttatgtacgcaatttttatttttactcataTTATCATATTCATATTATCACATTCATATTATCATATTCATATTATCATGTTCATATTATCATATTcatattatcatatttatattatcatactttttctttttttttcgtatgttttttgtttacatttgacgtaatatatataaattacatatttttttcaaatacaaacaaggCTTCTAAAAGAAGATCAAATGATCTTATCGTCAGGAGCCTTTTACAAAACAGAGtacataaagtattataaaaacgCCTTTTTACAATAAGAGAAcgtaaaaaattaacataaaaatattaaaatagtacttagataaatagaaacaaattgtcaacaagtataaaacaaagattgaacatacatttcaaaattattatatatcataagacaaattaaaaatattctaagatattttcaatagaGAGAATgagatcttttaatttaattttaaaaacagaataagTTAGGGGTAAGCCGAAGTtaggcaaaataattttgttccagagatgaGCTGCACGATAAGTGATACAGAATTGATTGAACTTTGTTCGACAGAGTggtttatttaaatagttattattccTCATGTTAAACTTGCTTAGaggtttcaaaataaaaaggtctttaaaaattaaaggagaTAAATCATACttccacatataaacaaaagataaatttttatatacgtttagtttataaacattgaggattttcatttgattgaaaaatattgagGAATTTGAGAACCGATCCGCAAAATTAATTACACGGatcgcatgtttctgacggcgatggAGACATTGTAACTTACTTTGATCAGTACTACCCCAGGCAATAATTCCATAACTtatataactatgaataaaagaataataaagtttagttaaattatttttatctaaatgagTACGCGCcttatatagaattccaatactttttgaaactttcgAGCAGACATAGTTAATATGATGtttccatgtgatgttctcGTCAATGAATACTCATATTATCATGTTCATATTATCATATTCATATTATCATATTCATATTATCCTATTCATATTATCATATTCATATTATCCTATTCATATTATCATATTCATATTATCATGTTCATGTTATCATATTCATGTTATCATATTGCTAGATTATTTTGTATTGCTTTATACTGATCACGATTCATTTAACCTTGTCTTAACAATTTATCACAAATTGCAACAGCTTCATTTCTTGATCCAGTATTATCTGCTCTCCATGCAGCTATGCGTAATTCACACATATCAAGAAGTGCAATAGGATTGATAGGAAGACATTTTAGTCCTATTCCTGTTCCCTTTGATTCAAGCATTCTAGTTCTCTTTAACTCTCTCCAAATGGGagctattatttctattattaagattattattaagATTAAGAGCTATTATTAAGATGACTTTGGTTTTCCTGAATCAGTAGTAATTGCAtctgtttgtattattatatctCAATAATTGTGAAGAccatctatattatatatttcctTATTAGGATTAGACTTTGTTAGTAATTCCCAAAGATCAGGAgtacattataaattaatcatcattataaatttcaaataaaaaatcattttagatcatcattataaattaatattggaacttttcctataaaaaatttacccCCTTTATAATGTATTCCAAATGTAGAGTCTGTAGACTTTTTACTATAAGTATACATCCTAAGATAGTCTGTTGCAATTTTTCCcaactttaaaaattcatcAGAAGGCATTAGATCCTTCGGATCTATAAGAAGTATTTCTTTAGATCCATAAGTAAGTATTTCAGGATATGCATTTGAAAACGTAAGAGCAAATTGATTAGCTTGATCTTGCAATTTAGATATATCCTCCtttattccagattgactatcAATTAATGGCTTGTAAAATTTTGACAAGTCTATCTTCAAAATAGAATCTCCAATCTTTTCACTAAGATGATTCTGCTGTATTCTTATTTTACTCTCTGATAATTCTTTTACAATTTGATCTCTCTTTTCAGtgtctgtaatttttaaaaatgacattttgtttttatataaaaaagattaaaaacacAACATAAAAGTTTATGTTGTGTTTTATGATTTACGTTTTACGTTACGTTTTACATTTTACGTTACGTTTTACGTTTTACGTTACGTTTTACGTTTTACGTTTTAgcaaactatttaaataatcaatattaAACGTTCCACAATTCTTTTTAATCTCAAAGTCTTTATAAATGATATCATTTGTTTctaataatcttaatataaGTGCCattgataaaatactttttattagttttttttctttaaaatcacatTCTAATTGAAGTACATATTTATCTATAATTCTTAATTTATCctgttttttaacattattccATTGTTTAAGTGATTCTTTAATGTCCCTTTCTACACaataaaaatcacttttttccagataagtttataaagtttatttctcTCATCATCACTATAAGTTGATGGTATCTGAAAGTTTCCATAATCAGTGATAAATATAGAATGACTTCCTGAATCAACAATAAACCTCCTTTTCCAAATCCAAGAagttccaaatatttttttttattcaaatctcTTTCACGTTTACTACATTCTAAAAGGAACGGATATAAATGTTGCATATCTTAttatttgtcaataaaatgttaattgactatttttttattaaacctacTTTAAATTACTTCAATAGATTCTTCTCTCCCTTGGTTGATTAGTGACAACCTTGTTTGTtcattaacttcatttttaacttttgttctAATTTGCTCTATCATTGTCTGAAATTTTTGAAGTTCACCAAGTATTAACTTAAATTCCTTGTCATCTATATGCCCATCTActaaagctttagaaatataGTTACTTAATGATTTAGTTTTGAATCAGCAAGCACTTTAATCTTTTTatgcttttctacttttaaattcatttatttattaacttgtcCGCCTATTATTGATAACACACCTGCTTTTAATGCTGCACCTTCACATGCAATAACTACTGGTGCTGCAATGATTGTTGATAAAAAACCAATTCCAATAGTTCCAAGTGCCATAGTGCTTGCTAGTATTTCATTATCAATTgcagaaattatttttacaacccTATGATATCTTTTACTCAGCGTAACTCTCTTTTCTCTCTCACGCTCTACTTCTTTTTGAATCTCGCCAATTTTTTGTAACCGATATGATTAATCttggtttttaaaagatttttcttcaGGTGCATTAGGAATAGCAGGGTAAATATTGTTATTCTCAGTAGGtatatttgaataaatgttattgtacattttattattgtattccatttttaataaaaaaataaaaaaattaacacaataGATTAACAGAACAAAAACAAtctccttttttattaacacaTCAGAATAAGATTTATTTACAATTGTTACTATAATATCATCAACAGACTCTGCTATTATACAATCTTGTAAACTTAACATTTTTATCTAAGTTcatgttttaattaaactaacGCAACACCTTTACTAACTACTACACCAAACTTTATAAGTATATACTGATGTGATAGAGATTTTATTGTAATGTCGTGTTGTGCAAATGCATCATATCTTCCATTTATTAATATTGCAGAATGCTGTAAATTTTTATGTGGTTTAAAAACTATAGAAAATGGTTCCGGgtgtttgtatttgtttataaattaatgcACTGACATgctatttgaaattttattatatataaattttattatatataatttgaaaatcaaagaatcatatttaaaaatggaatattAGCAAATGGAGAATTTGGTCCTAAAAATAAACCTGATCCTGTTGATGTATAACCATTTCCACTACGTAAGTACAACCCATCACCTACAGAACTTCCTTTACTCCATGGTCTCAAATATAAACCAGATCCTGCGCATGTTAATTTAACTCCTTGTCCCTTCTTTTTCATGTACACAATACCTATTTCCAGCTATTTTATTAATCATAGTTAATCCAGCTGCTAAGCCTACTCCTGAAGCAGTCCTGTTGCAAGTGGTGGTATAACTCTTGATGCTAAAGTACCAAGAAACGGTAAAAGTGCACCAATAAATCCACCTTCTATTTTAGAATTGTGTACTAGttgtattttacttaaaataattgataCACCAGTACCTTTTTCATATGTTTTTCTAACTCTATTTAATTGTGTTGTTGTTACAGCTAATACATGTTCACCATTAAAATCTGAATGCGATAACTTAATACTAGCTCCAATACCACATTCaatagcatttttaattttttctatttggtATTGTGaaagatttactttaatattagtatatttacTCATTTTGTTATagttagattatttttttttcttatatgaaaTCTAATAGCTAATTTTTCTCCTCGTAAATTTATCAGATTTCCATCTTGATCAACCAATTTAGTCTCCgtctttgaaattgtttttagtgttattggtaattaaattaagtttaatggctcttgaataattttatattcagGACCAACACTTGgggaaaatgaatatataacgTTTTCTGTTGTTTCATTTACATAGGATGATGCTATTATATCATTTGCCGCACTTATGCTATTAatacttaaaatgtttactataTTATCTGATTCATAAGATCCTGTTGAATATACTTGACTGTTAAAACCAAGAATAGATCTTATTGAATTTATAGGTCTAAAATCAACTTTATAACCAGCTtcaatatttaaagttgttttcaatGTGTTATTATCTGCTGAAAAAATAATACTAGTTTCAACTCCATTAATGATTTTACtattttcagtaattttttccACAATATACTTATTTGTATCATCAATCTCATAACTACCTTCTAGAATGTTTATATCTATCCAAGTTGCTCCATTATCTGAACTATATctaaaattgttatttgaaaaatcaaCATTTGGAAAACTGTAGAATGTATCAAGACCAACTAATGCCATTTCATAATCTTTATCTTCACTTAGTTGTATAATAGGAGCAAACTTCTCTTTTATATGACTACTTTTATCAttcaatattatatacattttttatatacaaaaaaattcttttaaactttagatggaaaatagaaattatctaatccacttctatatttttcattatctattTTAGAAGATAAATCTATGACAACAAATCCATGAGGTTCTGACCAAACAtgcttaaaaaatcttttaaactcaTCTTCGTTCATATTACTAGAAACATGATCTCTTCAAATGTGACTTAAATTCTTTGCATCTTGAGGaaataagcaaataaaattggCATTTTCTCTAATAGTTTGTCTtggtaatataaaataattttgtgcaagatagaaacaatctacattattatgtcttcctcttatataatatttttcacacttattttgttttgttaattgcaaatcatcaaatattatcaaattattcTTGTTAATGTCAAGATCTTCAGGATTTGGTACATCTTCATCtgtttcaaaaaacttacactccatatctgttttatcttttaaattttttgaaacttctgCAATTACAAAATCTGGATttgcattaaatttttctatttggtCTTGAAGCTTAAATAGttcattaataatttcttttggcaattttttttcaaaagagctttttaatattttgtattctgGTTGAAAAAGAGactttccaaaaacttgtaaattattataatctaaCCAACCTGGTCTTAAAAgtagatttaataataaagtagttttTCCACAACCCGACTTTCCAATAATAATTCCTCTTATACCTTTTGGTAACAACTTGTTATTACTTcgctcatttttatttactttccatgaataatctataatatccatttttgtatataagacttttttttatatataaaaagtactGTGTCAAatgtagaaacaaaacaaatacaCTAAACTTGCAAAATGTTGTgagtaaaaacaatagaaatatgcaACGTGGATCTTGCGCTATTTGTCGAACCACAAAAACTCAATTTGTATCATCAAAAATAGGAGGAGATTTAGTGAGTTCAATTGattcaataactaaaaaaataaaattaccatgGGCAAAGTTCCCTGGTGAAATGCATTTACCTGGAATTAACTTTGCTAATCCAGGCACTAATTTAGATGAACGATTAACTTCTACTGATGCATATAAAGAATGGAGTAAACCTATAGATAGAGTTAATAATGCAGCTTACTATCACGATCTTGCTTATAAATACTTCAATGATACTGCAAATAGAAATAAAGCTGATAAAATTATGATCGAAGAAATGGATTCTATAAAAAATCCAACAATACGTAAAAGAGTTAAACGAGGTATTATAAAACCTATTATATCATCTAAAGCAACGTTTGGGTTAGGTCTTTCAGACCCATATGAATTAGGTCTTTTAGACTCATATGAATTGGGTgttaaaactacttaaaaaaactacaagcaatcaaagaaaaagaaaagggTAAAGAATTAATTCTTATGGATCCAAAGGATCTGAAATGGACTGACGAACTTGCAAACGAACTTCATAAACCAGTTGTAAAACATTTCAGAAAAAGAAAGGTCATTGTAAATGTTATCgatgaaatatgggctgctgatttagttgacatgcaatCTTTCTCCAAATTCAATTacggtataaaatacttattaatggtgGTAGATgttttttcaaagtatggatggattGTTCCATTGAAGAGTAAAACTGGAGTTGATGTTGctaatgctttaaataaaatcttccacGAAAGAAAGTGTCAAAAAATATGGGTAGATAAAGGcttagaattttataataagcaTGTTAAAGCGCTAGGTGTTGAGTTATActcaactgaaaatgaagaaaaaagttgtGTAGTTGAACGTTGGAgtagaacaatgaaagaaaaaatgtttaagtacTTTTCTGCTAACTCTACTAGAAAATATATTGACGTCttagatgaaatggtaaataaatacaacaacacaaagcattcttcCATTAAAATGACACCAGTTAAAGCTAgcgataaaaagaatgaaaatattgtttGGTTAAACTTGAACGGAAATGTACGACCAAAGTCTGTAAGACCAAAGTTTTCAATTAATGATAGAGTCAGGATAACTAAAAAGAAGACAACATTTGAAAAAGGATACACACCGAGATGGACTGAAGAAGTTTTTACTATATCACAAATTCAGTACACAGATCCTCCAACTTATAAAGTAACTGACAATAATAGTGAAGAAATACAACGaacttttttatgaacaagaactgcaaaaaacgaatcaagaaatatttagaaataatatatCTCATGGGTTGACAATAAAGAATTGATAAGTCTGATGTAATAGGAAATGCTTTCTTTATTTAAAGGAGTCATTTACTATTATGCGTAGCTAAGTTCGAAGACCTACTTCTTATGGGTCTGAAAGACCCAATGCAAAGTAGATTTCACTTACACTTAAGTTAGATTTCaccttataattattatttctttgttaaaataataattaaattaatatcatGTCATTCTAGTTGAAGAGATCTCATAATATACATGTTGAAAAATGGTTGAAATGTATCATACTTTCTAAGCCAaacgttttttttgaaaatgattaaaataataccATTCTTTCTAAGACACACACTTTTTTCGATAATGCACTATTTTTTTGGCCCAGAACCCGCTTTTTATACTACTCAGGTTGATAGTGTTAGATTTAGTATAGGTGTTAGGGAGTGAACTACTTTCCCCACGCCGGTATGAAGGTTGGACTAACACCCCATTAAACATTCTCTCGTTCTTCTCCTCCTCTCTTCCTCTcttagaaatttaattttaataatcaagaatgaatttttagataaaaaagcattttttcaaaatataaagaataatcaaggctttgaaacaaaaaatgatgattttttttttggcctggtttatttttctttcatttttggCTTGTGCCCGAAAAAAAATCTGgcaacataataattttttgtttcaaagcCTTGTTTATTcctattaagtaaaaaaatattaaaaagtctaaaaaataaagaggcttgagaaaaactaaaagtttttttgggtGTTTAACTTTCTACAGactacatttaattttaacatttaactttttatcttttcttaagAAACTTAATTGTTGCtcttataattatttaaca
The nucleotide sequence above comes from Hydra vulgaris chromosome 09, alternate assembly HydraT2T_AEP. Encoded proteins:
- the LOC136085538 gene encoding uncharacterized protein LOC136085538, whose amino-acid sequence is MATSDILNFTEIPNDDDGIERFEFYEYEPIARTNLNSTGEIRINIEQQGLFTLPSEAYLLFEGRLLKLDGTAYANADAVSLTNNGIMHLFSEISYQLSNQNIESVYFPGQATTMLGMLKYPTDFQLAQGLNQLWYKDSSTTPVLADNSGFAVRQSYINQKPTTKGTFSFCIPLRHIFGFCEDYNKVIYGFKHTQTLVRKSDTGAIFRNALAAVGKVNLDKISLFMSHAIPSDLERVNLYKNIESKVTLPVTFRARQCNTTTVS